Genomic DNA from Niallia circulans:
CATGATTGCAGATATGGAAGAAGAATCTCTATGCTAACAAGGATCGGAGGAATAGAGAATGAAGAAGCTCGCAGTCATTACGAGCGGTGGTGACGCACCGGGAATGAATGCTGCCCTTTTTGGAGTCGTGAAGGCAGCAGCCAGACATGATATGGAGGTTTACGGTTGTGTAAATGGCTATATTGGCATTATTAAAGAAGAATTTATACTGTTAACAGAAGCAGAGCTATTTAAGGTCATTGATGTTGGCGGAACCATTCTCGGCACCCAACGATTTCCCGAATTTGCAGAAAAGGAAATCCAGATAAAAGCAGTAGATATCTTAAAGAAGCATGAAATAGAGGGCTTAGCTGTAATCGGCGGGGACGGCAGTTATCACGGAGCAAGAGCTTTATCGCAATTAGGCTTTCCTGTTGCCGCCATTCCTGGCACGATAGATAATGATATCGCCTTGACTGATATCACACTCGGCTTTCACACAGCCGTAGAAAATGCAGTGGATGCCATTGATAAAATAAAAACATCAGCAGCAAGCCATAAACATATTTTCGGGATAGAAGTGATGGGGCGGCAAGCCTCTGATATTGCGATCTGGGCAGGACTGGCAACAACCGCTGACGGCATTATCGGAACGAACAACGACTGGAATTTAGAGAAAGTGCTAGAGGGAATAAAAATGTCTGCTGGAAAAAGCCAAATATATATATTAGCAGAGGGAGCCATTAGCGCGGAGCAATTTAAAGCCGAAATTGAAAGTCACTCTGAATATAAAGTCCACCCATTAGTACTTGGTCATATTCAACGAGGCGGCAAACCATCTGTTACAGACCGGATTATGGGGATAAAATTTGGAGAGCAAAGTGTAAAAACGCTGCTTGAAGGCAGGACGGGTGTTTGCCTTGCTGTTCAAAACAATCAGATTGTGGAGTTAGAATTGGATAAGGTGCTTAAAACTTCTAATAACGAACCGTTTCTTCCTTATTAAATGAACAGAGATAATAGTATCTGAGGGAAAGCTGCTGATGGCAGCTTTTTTTATTTACGCACATTTTGGCAATCAACCCTTCCTTTCTTTATACTTTCTTTATACTTTTCTAGATAAATTATTTAAACCTGTCATTTATTCTAAGTTCATTATAGCGGAAAGGGCGATTAACAATGGCAGAAACAATTCTTAAAGCCACGAATATTACAAAATTATATGGCAAGCATAAAGCGCTTGATAAGGTTTCAATTGAAATTAAACGTGGGATGATTTATGGGCTTATCGGGGAGAACGGTGCTGGTAAATCGACATTTATGCGGATTATTATGGGGTTAATCACGATTAACGAGGGCGACATGGAGCTGTTTGGTGAAACTGGGATGAAGGGCTTGCAGCGGGCAAGACGGAAAATGGGGCAATCCATTGAAACGCCTGCACTTTATCCGGAATTAACGGCTCGTGATAATTTGAAGGTACAAGCGGCAAATGGTGGTGTCAGTGAACGGGAGGTCGAGGATTTACTGCGGTTAATGAACTTAAGTCATACTGGCAAAAAGAAGGCGAAGAATTTCTCTTTAGGCATGCGCCAGCGGTTAGCCATTGCGTCTACACTTATAACAAATCCAGAATTTCTTATTTTAGATGAGCCAACAAACGGGCTTGATCCGTCGGGTATAGTGGAAATGCGTGAAATTATTCAGCGTTTAGTGACAGAACGGGGCATTACTGTGTTACTTTCAAGTCACTTGCTTGATGAACTCTCCCAAATCGCAACACATTATGGTATTTTGCATGACGGCAAGCTTATCAGTGAGTTTTCCCGTGAGGAGCTTGCAGCGAAAACCCGCCAATATATTGAGCTTGAAACTACAGAGGTTCACAAGGCTGTTGTCGTATTAGACGAATCAGGAATA
This window encodes:
- a CDS encoding ATP-dependent 6-phosphofructokinase, which translates into the protein MKKLAVITSGGDAPGMNAALFGVVKAAARHDMEVYGCVNGYIGIIKEEFILLTEAELFKVIDVGGTILGTQRFPEFAEKEIQIKAVDILKKHEIEGLAVIGGDGSYHGARALSQLGFPVAAIPGTIDNDIALTDITLGFHTAVENAVDAIDKIKTSAASHKHIFGIEVMGRQASDIAIWAGLATTADGIIGTNNDWNLEKVLEGIKMSAGKSQIYILAEGAISAEQFKAEIESHSEYKVHPLVLGHIQRGGKPSVTDRIMGIKFGEQSVKTLLEGRTGVCLAVQNNQIVELELDKVLKTSNNEPFLPY
- a CDS encoding ATP-binding cassette domain-containing protein translates to MAETILKATNITKLYGKHKALDKVSIEIKRGMIYGLIGENGAGKSTFMRIIMGLITINEGDMELFGETGMKGLQRARRKMGQSIETPALYPELTARDNLKVQAANGGVSEREVEDLLRLMNLSHTGKKKAKNFSLGMRQRLAIASTLITNPEFLILDEPTNGLDPSGIVEMREIIQRLVTERGITVLLSSHLLDELSQIATHYGILHDGKLISEFSREELAAKTRQYIELETTEVHKAVVVLDESGINDYEVINGTEINIYEQLEKVASINRSLVLADINVLRIGVTRQKLEDYFLQLTGGGTNA